A genome region from Neofelis nebulosa isolate mNeoNeb1 chromosome 14, mNeoNeb1.pri, whole genome shotgun sequence includes the following:
- the NPBWR1 gene encoding neuropeptides B/W receptor type 1: MHNDTFSEPGPANASCPGPALGCPNASSLPPPLPPPLAVAVPVVYAVICAVGLAGNSAVLYVLLRAPRTKTVTNLFILNLAIADELFTLVLPVNIADFLLQRWPFGELMCKLIVAIDQYNTFSSLYFLTVMSADRYLVVLATAESRRVAGRTYRAARAVSLAVWGLVTLVVLPFAVFARLDDEQGRRQCVLVFPQPEAFWWRASRLYTLVLGFAIPVSAICVLYGVLLCRLRAMRLDSHAKALDRAKKRVTLLVVVILAVCLLCWTPYHLSTVVALTTDLPQTPLVIAASYFITSLSYANSCLNPFLYAFLDDSFRRSLRQLLACRAAA, translated from the coding sequence ATGCACAACGACACCTTCTCGGAGCCGGGGCCCGCCAACGCGTCGTGCCCGGGGCCCGCGCTGGGCTGCCCCAACGCGTCGAgcctgccgccgccgctgccgccgccgctggcCGTGGCCGTGCCCGTCGTCTACGCGGTGATCTGCGCGGTGGGGCTGGCTGGCAACTCCGCAGTGCTGTACGTGCTGCTGCGGGCGCCCCGCACGAAGACCGTCACCAACCTGTTCATCCTCAACCTGGCCATCGCCGACGAGCTCTTCACGCTCGTGCTGCCCGTCAACATCGCCGACTTCCTGCTGCAGCGGTGGCCCTTCGGGGAGCTCATGTGTAAGCTCATCGTGGCCATCGACCAGTACAACACGTTCTCCAGCCTCTACTTCCTCACGGTCATGAGCGCCGACCGCTACCTGGTGGTGCTGGCCACTGCCGAGTCGCGCCGGGTGGCCGGCCGCACGTACCGCGCGGCGCGCGCCGTGAGCCTGGCCGTGTGGGGGCTCGTGACGCTGGTCGTGCTGCCCTTCGCCGTCTTCGCCCGGCTCGACGACGAGCAGGGCCGGCGCCAGTGCGTGCTGGTCTTCCCGCAGCCCGAGGCCTTCTGGTGGCGGGCGAGCCGCCTCTACACGCTGGTGCTCGGCTTCGCCATCCCCGTGTCCGCCATCTGCGTCCTCTACGGCGTCCTGCTGTGCAGGCTGCGCGCCATGCGGCTGGACAGCCACGCCAAGGCCCTGGACCGCGCGAAGAAGCGGGTGACGCTCTTGGTGGTGGTGATCCTGGCCGTGTGCCTCCTCTGCTGGACGCCCTACCACCTGAGCACCGTGGTGGCGCTCACCACCGACCTCCCGCAGACGCCGCTCGTCATCGCGGCCTCCTACTTCATCACCAGCCTGAGCTACGCCAACAGCTGCCTCAACCCCTTCCTCTACGCCTTCCTGGACGACAGCTTCCGCAGGAGCCTCCGCCAGCTGCTGGCCTGCCGCGCTGCCGCCTGA